The Bacillus xiapuensis genome window below encodes:
- the hisG gene encoding ATP phosphoribosyltransferase, whose protein sequence is MSMITIAMPKGRIFEEAAELLRKAGYQLPLEFAESRKLIIEVPEENLRFFLAKPMDVATYVEHGVADLGIAGKDVLLEEERDVYELLDLQISPCYLAVASLPDTSMNEVAPKIATKYPNIASTYFREQGEQVEIIKLNGSIELAPLIGLSDRIVDIVSTGRTLKENGLVEYETIVGITSRLIVNPVSYRIKAGEIQLLVDRLTKIISEKVV, encoded by the coding sequence ATGTCAATGATAACAATTGCGATGCCGAAGGGGCGGATTTTTGAAGAAGCGGCGGAATTGCTGCGTAAGGCGGGGTATCAGCTGCCTCTTGAATTCGCTGAGTCGCGCAAGCTGATTATTGAAGTGCCGGAGGAAAATTTGCGCTTCTTTCTAGCAAAGCCGATGGACGTGGCGACGTACGTGGAACATGGTGTTGCCGATCTTGGAATTGCGGGAAAGGACGTGCTGCTTGAAGAAGAAAGAGATGTGTATGAGCTGTTGGATCTGCAAATCAGCCCCTGCTATTTAGCGGTTGCTAGTTTGCCGGATACGTCGATGAATGAAGTCGCGCCGAAGATCGCCACGAAATACCCGAATATTGCTTCCACTTATTTCCGGGAGCAAGGAGAGCAGGTGGAAATCATTAAATTAAACGGTTCGATCGAGCTTGCGCCATTAATCGGATTGTCCGACCGGATTGTCGATATTGTTTCCACCGGCCGAACCTTGAAGGAGAACGGGTTAGTCGAATATGAAACTATTGTCGGCATCACATCGCGGCTGATCGTCAATCCGGTCAGCTATCGAATAAAAGCCGGAGAAATCCAACTGCTCGTCGATCGGCTGACAAAGATTATTTCAGAAAAGGTCGTGTAA
- a CDS encoding tetratricopeptide repeat protein, whose product MRKNSKLREKKGKVISFLPTGEYYYTKGLKALRKRELPKAKKYLSRAMDLDPLEPMIACQLAFVETELGNYEQSNGLLHFVLEDLDPRISECHYFLANNYAYMGMFKEALKHAKQYLEQDERGEFREAAEDLLELIALDSDEELEELYEQEDLITMQEEARYLLEGGSFEQAIERLEAIIEKHPDFWSAHNNLALAHFYLGNIETAHAVLDGVLEKSPGNLHALCNLAVFTYYEKQYGLLKQLVEVLKKIQPLMSDQQFKLGATLALIGQYEPAYRWLKKLHKRGFGDDPAFYYWLSYSAYFTGREEAARNAWKYVLKENPEKEGLEPWNIGKRKPEGLEHHPASIVNRLNSEYEEERLLGIFLFSLAEDQKQVMSHPDFCEIESLAFREKIYLADVLGMPIDSKLKAEARIDLAHETALILMKHFQPIGAEEAGLLMLWFTIYSEVANGSSRMKNPLAFAAATEYVWRKFRDEKTSQALLAEKYGIALSTLRKYLKLVREQLE is encoded by the coding sequence ATGAGAAAAAACTCAAAGCTACGGGAGAAAAAGGGGAAAGTCATATCCTTTTTGCCGACAGGTGAGTATTATTATACAAAAGGATTAAAAGCACTGCGCAAAAGAGAACTGCCGAAGGCGAAGAAATACCTGTCGCGGGCGATGGATCTTGACCCGCTTGAGCCAATGATCGCCTGCCAGCTGGCTTTTGTTGAAACAGAACTCGGCAACTATGAGCAATCAAACGGGTTGCTTCATTTTGTGCTGGAAGATTTAGATCCGCGAATCAGCGAGTGCCATTATTTTTTGGCCAACAACTATGCCTATATGGGTATGTTCAAGGAAGCGCTGAAGCATGCTAAGCAATATTTAGAGCAAGATGAGCGCGGGGAGTTTAGAGAAGCAGCGGAGGATTTGCTGGAATTAATCGCGTTGGACAGCGACGAAGAGCTTGAGGAGCTGTATGAACAGGAAGATTTAATTACGATGCAGGAAGAAGCCCGCTATTTGCTGGAAGGCGGAAGCTTCGAACAAGCGATTGAACGCCTGGAAGCGATTATTGAAAAGCACCCCGACTTTTGGTCGGCTCATAATAATTTAGCGCTTGCCCATTTTTATTTAGGAAATATCGAAACGGCGCATGCTGTATTGGACGGCGTTCTTGAGAAGAGCCCGGGCAATTTGCATGCGCTGTGCAATCTGGCCGTCTTTACGTACTATGAAAAGCAATATGGCCTGCTGAAGCAGCTGGTGGAAGTGCTGAAGAAAATTCAGCCGCTGATGTCTGACCAGCAATTTAAGCTGGGGGCAACGCTCGCCTTAATCGGGCAATATGAACCAGCTTATCGCTGGCTGAAAAAGCTGCACAAGAGAGGATTTGGCGATGATCCGGCCTTTTATTATTGGCTTTCTTATTCGGCTTATTTTACGGGGCGTGAAGAAGCAGCCAGAAACGCCTGGAAATACGTGCTGAAAGAAAACCCGGAAAAAGAGGGGCTGGAGCCATGGAACATCGGAAAGCGGAAGCCGGAAGGATTAGAGCATCATCCCGCTTCGATCGTAAACCGCTTAAACAGCGAATATGAAGAAGAGCGCCTATTGGGCATTTTTTTGTTTTCGCTGGCAGAAGATCAAAAACAGGTAATGAGCCATCCTGATTTTTGTGAGATTGAATCTCTCGCTTTTAGGGAAAAAATATATTTAGCGGATGTTCTCGGGATGCCGATAGACAGCAAATTGAAAGCGGAAGCACGCATTGATCTGGCTCATGAAACCGCACTGATACTCATGAAGCACTTTCAGCCGATTGGAGCGGAAGAAGCAGGTCTGCTCATGCTTTGGTTCACCATTTACAGTGAAGTGGCCAACGGAAGCTCGCGCATGAAAAATCCGCTGGCTTTTGCGGCAGCAACCGAATATGTATGGCGCAAGTTTCGCGATGAGAAAACATCGCAGGCCCTCCTTGCGGAAAAGTATGGCATTGCTCTTTCAACGTTGAGAAAATACCTTAAATTGGTGAGAGAGCAACTTGAGTGA
- a CDS encoding acyltransferase yields the protein MRRTKRYKVEGANSLWNVYKTVSFWKTFKNTAVIEAGRLMPSMKLKNWLYRTFLGMQIGSRTALAYKVVPDIMFPEYIAIGNNSIIGYNTVILAHEYLIDEYRLGKVIIGDNVMIGANCTVLPGVTIGDGAIVSAATLVHRDVPPGAFAGGNPMQIKERTEKSF from the coding sequence ATGAGAAGAACGAAGCGGTACAAAGTTGAGGGAGCCAACTCGCTTTGGAATGTTTACAAAACGGTCTCTTTTTGGAAAACATTTAAAAACACAGCGGTGATTGAAGCCGGCCGTTTGATGCCGTCGATGAAGCTGAAAAACTGGCTGTATCGGACGTTTCTCGGCATGCAAATCGGCAGCAGGACAGCGCTGGCCTACAAAGTTGTGCCCGACATTATGTTTCCGGAGTACATTGCGATCGGAAACAATTCAATCATCGGCTACAATACCGTCATTTTGGCGCATGAATATTTAATTGATGAATACCGCCTCGGCAAGGTAATTATTGGCGACAATGTTATGATTGGCGCTAACTGCACAGTGTTGCCGGGAGTGACGATTGGGGACGGCGCCATTGTCTCAGCGGCCACGCTCGTACATCGCGACGTGCCGCCCGGTGCGTTTGCCGGCGGCAATCCCATGCAAATAAAAGAACGCACAGAAAAATCCTTTTAA
- the hisIE gene encoding bifunctional phosphoribosyl-AMP cyclohydrolase/phosphoribosyl-ATP diphosphatase HisIE: MNVNVSELKFDEKGLIPAIVQDAYTYEVLTLAYMNKESVQKTIDTGETWFFSRSRQKLWHKGETSGHTQQVVNIKTDCDSDSLVVLVQPSGPACHLGNTSCFDTSLHKEEASAILPYTILHKLEEVIAEREENRPEGAYTTYLFEKGVDKILKKVGEEAAEVIIAAKNRDKDELQWEAADLLYHLLVLLCEQKVELADVLGVLAKRHEEKSK, translated from the coding sequence ATGAATGTGAATGTCAGTGAGCTGAAATTTGATGAAAAAGGTTTAATTCCCGCTATTGTTCAAGATGCCTATACCTATGAAGTATTAACGCTGGCGTATATGAACAAGGAATCCGTGCAGAAAACAATCGACACGGGAGAAACATGGTTCTTTAGCCGTTCCCGCCAAAAGCTGTGGCATAAAGGAGAAACGAGCGGCCATACACAGCAAGTCGTGAATATAAAGACCGACTGCGACTCCGATTCACTTGTCGTGCTGGTCCAGCCGTCAGGTCCTGCCTGCCATCTTGGCAATACGAGCTGCTTTGACACATCGCTGCATAAAGAGGAGGCTTCCGCGATTCTTCCCTATACGATTTTGCACAAGCTGGAGGAAGTCATTGCGGAAAGAGAAGAGAATCGTCCGGAAGGGGCTTATACAACCTACTTATTCGAAAAAGGCGTTGACAAAATTTTAAAGAAAGTTGGTGAAGAGGCGGCGGAAGTGATTATTGCGGCTAAGAACCGCGATAAGGATGAGCTGCAGTGGGAAGCGGCTGATCTGCTTTATCACCTTCTCGTGCTGCTGTGCGAACAAAAAGTAGAGCTTGCGGATGTACTCGGCGTACTGGCGAAACGCCACGAAGAAAAAAGCAAATAA
- a CDS encoding ATP phosphoribosyltransferase regulatory subunit — MSKLFMFEKPVGMRDALPHLYETKHQLISSIAEQMRSWGYRLIETPALEYYDTVGSASAILENQLFKLLDQQGNTLVLRPDMTTPIARVAASKLLKEQVPLRLAYAAKVYRAQQREGGRAAEFDQIGVENIGDGTMSADAEVIALMVSALKKTGLKRFQVSIGHIRFVEELFSQILGTEERASTLRRYLYEKNYVGYREHVRALALSSIDKQRLFDFLSLRGGEECLEKAGRLMEGEAGKDAIEELRQLIHLLKDYEIDQYVQFDLSLVSHMSYYTGLLFETYAEGVGYPLGNGGRYNNLLEKFGQPASATGFGVRVDYLLEAIGKLADLEGVHCLLFSKERRKEAIAAAAKLRQQGKNVVLQDLAGVKDVDRFTSVCQNVSFYVGQAGNGGKSECQ; from the coding sequence ATGTCCAAATTATTTATGTTTGAAAAACCAGTCGGGATGAGGGATGCACTTCCTCACCTTTATGAGACAAAGCATCAATTGATCTCTTCGATTGCTGAGCAAATGAGAAGCTGGGGGTACCGGTTGATTGAAACACCGGCATTGGAATACTACGATACTGTCGGCTCCGCTTCGGCAATTCTGGAAAATCAGCTGTTTAAATTGCTGGATCAGCAAGGAAACACATTGGTGCTGAGGCCGGATATGACGACGCCCATCGCCCGGGTCGCCGCTTCTAAGCTACTGAAAGAGCAAGTGCCGCTGCGCTTGGCGTATGCTGCAAAAGTGTATCGCGCTCAGCAGCGGGAAGGTGGACGGGCGGCAGAGTTTGACCAAATCGGCGTGGAAAATATCGGAGATGGGACGATGAGTGCAGATGCGGAGGTTATTGCATTAATGGTCTCGGCGCTGAAAAAAACAGGGCTGAAGCGGTTTCAAGTGTCGATTGGCCACATCCGTTTTGTTGAAGAGCTGTTTAGCCAAATACTCGGAACGGAAGAGCGGGCCAGCACATTGCGCCGCTATTTATACGAAAAAAATTACGTTGGCTATCGCGAGCATGTGCGCGCGCTGGCGCTATCCTCCATTGATAAGCAGCGTCTTTTTGATTTTCTGTCTTTGCGCGGCGGGGAAGAATGCTTAGAAAAAGCCGGCCGGCTCATGGAGGGGGAAGCGGGCAAGGATGCCATTGAAGAGCTGCGTCAGCTGATTCATTTGTTAAAAGACTATGAAATTGATCAATATGTCCAATTTGATTTATCCCTTGTCAGTCATATGAGCTATTATACCGGGCTTTTATTTGAAACGTATGCGGAGGGCGTTGGCTATCCGCTTGGCAACGGAGGTCGATATAACAATTTGCTGGAAAAATTCGGACAGCCGGCGAGCGCTACCGGATTCGGTGTGCGCGTGGACTATCTGCTTGAAGCCATAGGAAAATTGGCGGATCTAGAGGGCGTTCATTGTCTTTTATTCAGCAAAGAGCGGCGCAAGGAAGCGATTGCTGCCGCGGCTAAGCTGCGGCAGCAAGGAAAAAACGTCGTTTTGCAGGATTTAGCGGGCGTGAAGGATGTCGATCGTTTTACTAGCGTCTGTCAGAATGTGAGCTTCTATGTAGGGCAAGCGGGCAATGGAGGGAAGAGCGAATGTCAATGA
- the hisD gene encoding histidinol dehydrogenase, whose amino-acid sequence MNIQKVTSELTLKRSVDSGTEEQRSAVQRIIQMVRDQGDEALRKLTETYDGAKLISLKVTQEEISQAYEEIPEEMVAIIQEAAENIYRFHQKQLKESWMYTDQNGSLLGQKITPLDSAGVYVPGGTAAYPSSVLMNVLPAKVAGVQRIVMVSPPGPDGKLPAGVLVAADIAGVKEIYKVGGAQAVAALAYGTESIQRVDKITGPGNIYVALAKREVFGDVDIDMIAGPSEIAVLADDSADPREVAADLLSQAEHDPRASSILVTPSPALAEAVAKEIDKQLPTLPRQDIAQEAIENYGAIYITKDLEEAIETINQLAPEHLEIITDHALEAVKDIRHAGAIFVGRYSSEPVGDYFAGPNHVLPTNGTARFSSPLNVDDFLKKSSIIMYSEQAFTANHEKIAAFARLEGLEAHARAVEARAKNKQMR is encoded by the coding sequence ATGAACATTCAGAAAGTAACAAGTGAGCTGACATTAAAGCGCTCCGTTGATAGCGGCACAGAAGAGCAGCGGTCCGCAGTTCAGCGCATTATCCAAATGGTTCGCGACCAAGGAGATGAAGCGCTGCGGAAGCTGACGGAGACCTACGACGGGGCTAAATTAATCAGCTTGAAAGTGACACAAGAAGAAATCAGCCAAGCCTATGAGGAGATACCTGAAGAAATGGTGGCAATTATTCAGGAAGCAGCTGAGAACATTTACCGATTTCATCAGAAGCAATTAAAGGAAAGCTGGATGTATACGGATCAAAATGGCTCTCTGCTCGGGCAGAAAATCACGCCGCTTGATTCAGCGGGCGTGTATGTGCCCGGGGGAACGGCGGCCTATCCTTCTTCGGTGCTGATGAATGTACTGCCGGCGAAGGTCGCGGGCGTGCAGCGGATCGTGATGGTTTCACCGCCGGGTCCGGATGGTAAGCTGCCCGCAGGTGTGCTCGTCGCAGCCGATATTGCCGGCGTCAAAGAAATCTACAAAGTAGGCGGCGCTCAGGCGGTGGCAGCACTTGCCTACGGAACAGAGTCGATTCAGCGGGTGGACAAAATCACCGGCCCGGGAAATATTTATGTGGCGCTCGCTAAGCGGGAGGTGTTTGGCGATGTAGATATTGATATGATCGCAGGGCCAAGCGAGATTGCGGTGCTGGCTGATGACAGTGCGGACCCCCGGGAGGTTGCGGCCGATTTATTATCGCAGGCAGAGCATGATCCGCGGGCGAGCAGCATCCTTGTGACGCCTTCGCCGGCGCTCGCTGAAGCGGTGGCCAAGGAAATAGATAAGCAGCTGCCAACATTGCCGCGCCAAGACATTGCTCAAGAGGCGATTGAAAATTACGGAGCCATTTATATCACGAAAGATCTAGAAGAAGCGATTGAGACAATCAACCAGCTGGCTCCGGAACATTTGGAAATCATCACTGATCATGCATTAGAGGCAGTCAAAGACATTCGCCATGCGGGAGCGATTTTTGTTGGCCGTTACAGCTCTGAACCGGTTGGCGATTATTTTGCCGGTCCTAATCATGTACTGCCGACAAATGGAACAGCACGCTTCTCCAGTCCGCTGAACGTCGATGACTTTTTGAAAAAATCAAGCATCATCATGTACAGCGAACAAGCGTTTACGGCTAATCATGAAAAGATAGCCGCATTTGCCCGGCTAGAAGGGCTTGAAGCACATGCGCGAGCTGTTGAGGCTCGGGCGAAGAATAAGCAAATGAGGTGA
- the hisB gene encoding imidazoleglycerol-phosphate dehydratase HisB produces the protein MGRKRSAEIQRHTNETKIDLKFSIDGEGRADIHTGVPFMDHMLDLFAKHGQFDVTLTCDGDVEVDDHHTTEDIGICLGLALREALGDKKGIKRYGSFFVPMDDTLAQVVVDLSNRPHFEMRGGDFPSQKAGTFDTELVHEFLWKLALEARINLHVIIHYGYNTHHMIEAVFKAMARALDEATMVDPRVKGVPSTKGML, from the coding sequence ATGGGACGAAAGCGTTCGGCGGAGATACAGCGTCATACAAATGAAACGAAAATTGACTTGAAGTTTTCAATAGACGGGGAAGGACGAGCCGATATTCATACGGGCGTGCCGTTTATGGATCATATGCTGGATTTATTTGCTAAACATGGACAGTTTGATGTCACGCTTACATGTGACGGGGATGTGGAGGTGGACGATCACCACACAACAGAAGACATCGGCATTTGTCTCGGGCTGGCCCTGAGAGAAGCGCTCGGTGACAAAAAAGGAATTAAGCGCTACGGCAGTTTCTTCGTGCCGATGGATGACACGCTGGCTCAAGTAGTCGTTGATTTAAGCAACCGGCCTCATTTTGAAATGCGCGGCGGTGATTTCCCATCCCAAAAAGCAGGTACGTTCGATACGGAGCTAGTTCATGAATTTCTCTGGAAACTGGCGCTTGAAGCGCGGATCAATTTGCACGTCATTATTCATTACGGATATAACACTCATCATATGATTGAAGCCGTTTTTAAAGCGATGGCGCGCGCGCTCGACGAAGCTACGATGGTAGATCCGCGGGTGAAAGGTGTGCCGTCTACGAAAGGAATGTTATAA
- the hisF gene encoding imidazole glycerol phosphate synthase subunit HisF translates to MITKRIIPCLDVKNGRVVKGIQFVQLRDAGDPVELAQIYDKQGADELVFLDISASHEGRKTMVEVVKDVASQLAIPFTVGGGIHSLEDMKKMLRAGADKVSVNTAAVLRPELITEGAEYFGSQCIVLAVDAKWDEEIGSWRVYTHGGRQATDREVIAWVKEATALGAGEILLTSMDRDGEKQGFDIALTKAVSEAAAVPVIASGGAGNARHFHEVFTKGNADAALAASIFHYKETSVAEVKSFLKGRGVNIR, encoded by the coding sequence ATGATTACAAAACGCATCATTCCCTGTCTGGATGTCAAAAACGGCCGGGTGGTGAAGGGCATTCAATTCGTACAGCTCCGCGATGCCGGGGATCCGGTTGAATTAGCGCAGATCTATGACAAGCAGGGAGCGGATGAGCTGGTATTTCTTGATATTTCCGCTTCTCATGAAGGAAGAAAAACAATGGTCGAAGTCGTGAAAGATGTGGCTTCTCAATTAGCGATTCCGTTCACAGTCGGCGGAGGCATCCACTCTCTGGAGGATATGAAAAAAATGCTCCGCGCCGGCGCTGATAAGGTTTCCGTCAACACAGCAGCCGTTCTGCGTCCCGAGCTGATCACAGAAGGGGCAGAATATTTCGGTTCACAATGCATCGTCCTTGCGGTGGATGCGAAATGGGATGAGGAGATCGGTTCATGGCGCGTCTATACTCACGGCGGCCGGCAAGCAACGGATCGTGAGGTGATCGCTTGGGTGAAAGAAGCGACGGCGCTTGGCGCTGGAGAAATTTTGCTGACCAGCATGGACCGCGATGGGGAGAAGCAAGGGTTTGACATTGCTTTAACGAAAGCAGTCAGTGAAGCTGCTGCCGTTCCGGTTATCGCTTCCGGAGGTGCAGGAAATGCCCGGCATTTTCACGAAGTATTTACAAAAGGAAATGCCGATGCTGCGCTGGCTGCTTCCATTTTTCATTACAAAGAGACGAGCGTAGCTGAAGTGAAGAGCTTTTTAAAAGGCCGAGGAGTGAACATAAGATGA
- the hisH gene encoding imidazole glycerol phosphate synthase subunit HisH has protein sequence MIGIVDYGMGNLFSVYKALERLQIPCIISDSEEELKQMKGIILPGVGAFKDAMALLKEKKLNQFLTAYANSGRPLLGICLGMQLLFEVSEENGCHEGLGLLKGRVTRIPEGSVKVPHMGWNQLRFHRRSPMLHGIEEGFVYFVHSYYASEMQREDLLASAAYEVEVPAIVGKRNVVGMQFHPEKSGTAGMQLLKNFAKAMERSEAVI, from the coding sequence ATGATCGGCATTGTCGACTACGGGATGGGAAATTTATTTAGTGTCTATAAAGCGCTGGAGCGCCTGCAAATTCCTTGTATCATCAGTGACTCAGAAGAAGAACTGAAGCAGATGAAAGGGATTATTTTGCCGGGAGTCGGCGCCTTCAAAGATGCGATGGCGCTGTTAAAGGAAAAGAAACTTAATCAGTTCCTTACCGCTTACGCAAACAGCGGCCGTCCTCTTCTCGGCATTTGTCTCGGAATGCAGCTATTATTTGAGGTAAGTGAAGAGAATGGCTGTCATGAAGGTCTAGGGCTCTTAAAAGGTCGGGTGACACGCATTCCGGAAGGCTCGGTGAAGGTGCCGCATATGGGATGGAATCAGCTGAGGTTTCATCGGCGTTCTCCGATGCTTCATGGCATCGAAGAAGGGTTTGTTTATTTTGTTCATTCTTATTATGCCAGTGAAATGCAGCGGGAGGATTTGCTCGCAAGCGCGGCATACGAGGTGGAAGTTCCGGCGATTGTCGGTAAGAGAAATGTAGTCGGCATGCAATTTCATCCGGAAAAAAGCGGCACTGCCGGCATGCAGTTATTAAAGAATTTTGCAAAAGCGATGGAGCGATCGGAGGCAGTCATATGA
- a CDS encoding SDR family oxidoreductase, translating into MAYSEENDPRTKYYTQEFPKQYQEPPALQMKMKPKPDCGEESYIGSGKLTGKKVLVTGGDSGIGRAAAIAYAREGADLAINYLPEEQPDAEEVKKLIEAEGRKAVLIPGDLSSEDFCKELVDQAYRELGGLDVLALVAGMQQAVEDISDLPTEQLYKTFEVNLFSLYWIVKAALPHLPKGASIITTSSVEGYNPSPILLDYAATKHAIIGFTVALGKQLAPKGIRVNSVAPGPIWTPLQICGGQLSENIPKFGQGTPPTPLNRAGQPAELAGAYVLLASDESSYSTCQVYSVTGGMPTP; encoded by the coding sequence ATGGCTTATTCTGAAGAGAACGATCCTAGAACAAAATATTATACCCAAGAATTCCCGAAACAATATCAGGAGCCGCCGGCCTTGCAGATGAAAATGAAACCTAAGCCTGACTGCGGTGAAGAAAGCTATATCGGTTCAGGAAAGCTAACTGGAAAGAAAGTGTTAGTGACTGGAGGAGATTCAGGAATCGGCCGTGCTGCCGCGATCGCCTATGCACGAGAAGGAGCGGATTTGGCGATCAACTATCTGCCTGAAGAACAGCCGGATGCTGAAGAAGTAAAAAAACTAATTGAGGCAGAGGGAAGAAAAGCGGTGCTGATTCCCGGCGATTTAAGCAGCGAAGATTTCTGTAAGGAACTGGTCGATCAAGCCTACCGCGAGCTCGGCGGATTGGATGTACTGGCATTAGTCGCCGGCATGCAGCAGGCGGTGGAAGATATCTCGGATCTGCCAACGGAACAGCTCTATAAAACATTTGAAGTCAACTTATTTTCTCTTTACTGGATCGTGAAAGCCGCGCTGCCTCACTTGCCAAAAGGCGCTTCCATTATCACTACCTCCTCTGTGGAAGGCTATAACCCAAGTCCGATTCTTTTAGATTATGCCGCGACAAAGCACGCCATCATCGGCTTTACAGTCGCGCTCGGCAAGCAGCTGGCGCCGAAAGGAATTCGCGTCAACTCCGTAGCCCCAGGCCCTATTTGGACACCGCTGCAAATATGCGGCGGGCAATTAAGCGAAAACATTCCGAAATTCGGTCAGGGAACCCCGCCGACGCCGCTAAACCGCGCCGGACAGCCGGCGGAATTAGCAGGAGCCTATGTTCTCTTAGCTTCTGACGAATCCAGCTACTCTACTTGCCAAGTGTACAGTGTAACCGGAGGAATGCCTACGCCTTAA
- the hisA gene encoding 1-(5-phosphoribosyl)-5-[(5-phosphoribosylamino)methylideneamino]imidazole-4-carboxamide isomerase gives MSFTIYPAIDMRGGKCVRLTQGDYSQETIYGENPFHMAQKFADEGAEWIHMVDLDGAKDGRRINDRFVIDTAQKLPVKVQIGGGIRTEEDVRHYLDNGIDRIIIGSLAISQPELVKEWLGKYGERIAIGLDAKDGYVATHGWLETSSKKAVDVGKELAAAGAETFIFTDIATDGMLTGPNIKAVAELARATGRQVIASGGVSSLSDLRKVRAHEPDGVSGVIIGKAIYMKQFTVREALKEVN, from the coding sequence ATGAGCTTTACTATTTACCCGGCAATTGATATGCGCGGAGGCAAATGCGTCCGGTTAACGCAAGGAGATTACAGTCAGGAAACGATTTATGGAGAGAATCCGTTTCACATGGCTCAGAAATTTGCGGATGAAGGCGCTGAGTGGATTCACATGGTGGATCTGGATGGAGCAAAAGATGGAAGGCGCATTAATGACCGCTTTGTTATTGACACGGCGCAAAAACTGCCGGTGAAAGTGCAGATCGGAGGTGGCATCCGCACGGAGGAAGATGTGCGCCATTATTTGGATAACGGCATTGACCGCATCATTATTGGCAGTCTCGCGATCTCCCAGCCGGAGCTTGTGAAAGAGTGGCTGGGAAAGTATGGGGAAAGAATTGCAATTGGACTGGATGCTAAAGACGGCTATGTTGCGACGCACGGCTGGCTGGAGACATCCTCTAAAAAGGCAGTCGATGTCGGCAAAGAACTGGCGGCTGCCGGCGCGGAGACCTTTATTTTCACCGATATTGCGACCGATGGCATGCTAACGGGACCTAATATCAAGGCGGTGGCAGAGTTGGCCAGGGCAACGGGGCGGCAAGTGATTGCTTCCGGGGGCGTTAGCTCTTTAAGCGACTTGCGGAAAGTGCGGGCGCATGAGCCGGACGGCGTAAGCGGAGTGATTATCGGCAAAGCGATTTACATGAAACAGTTTACCGTCCGCGAGGCATTGAAAGAGGTGAATTAA
- the trxB gene encoding thioredoxin-disulfide reductase — protein sequence MTAEEKIYDVIIIGAGPAGMTAAVYTSRADLSTLMIERGVPGGQMANTEEVENYPGYDHILGPELSTKMFDHAKKFGAEYAYGDIKEIVDGKEYKTVKAGSKEFKARSIIIATGAEYKKIGVPGEKELGGRGVSYCAVCDGAFFKGKELVVVGGGDSAVEEGTYLTRFAKKVTIVHRRDELRAQKILQDRAFKNEKIDFIWNHTVKEINEKDGKVGSVTLVSTENGEEREFATDGVFIYIGMVPLTKPFESLGITNESGYIVTNDQMETKIPGIYAAGDVREKTLRQIVTATGDGSIAAQSAQHYVEELKEELGVEA from the coding sequence TTGACGGCAGAAGAGAAAATTTATGATGTCATTATTATCGGTGCCGGCCCGGCCGGTATGACAGCGGCTGTTTATACGTCACGCGCCGATTTATCCACCTTGATGATCGAGCGGGGTGTTCCCGGCGGACAAATGGCCAATACAGAAGAAGTAGAGAATTATCCAGGCTATGACCATATTCTTGGACCTGAGCTTTCTACGAAAATGTTTGACCACGCTAAAAAGTTCGGAGCGGAATACGCCTATGGCGACATTAAGGAAATTGTGGACGGCAAAGAATACAAAACGGTGAAAGCCGGATCGAAAGAATTTAAAGCGCGTTCGATCATTATTGCAACAGGTGCCGAATACAAAAAAATCGGCGTTCCCGGCGAAAAAGAACTCGGCGGCCGCGGGGTTTCTTATTGTGCGGTTTGTGACGGAGCGTTCTTTAAAGGCAAAGAGCTCGTAGTTGTCGGAGGAGGAGATTCGGCGGTCGAGGAAGGCACGTATTTAACTCGCTTTGCGAAGAAGGTAACGATCGTTCATCGCCGTGACGAATTGCGCGCGCAAAAGATTTTGCAGGACCGCGCCTTCAAAAACGAAAAAATTGATTTCATTTGGAACCATACCGTAAAGGAAATCAATGAAAAAGACGGAAAAGTCGGCAGCGTCACACTCGTTTCTACGGAAAACGGAGAAGAGCGGGAGTTTGCGACCGATGGCGTGTTTATTTACATCGGGATGGTGCCGCTGACGAAACCATTCGAAAGCCTCGGCATTACCAATGAGTCCGGCTATATTGTGACCAACGATCAAATGGAAACGAAAATCCCAGGAATTTATGCAGCGGGTGACGTACGTGAAAAAACCTTGCGCCAAATCGTCACAGCGACTGGAGACGGAAGCATTGCCGCGCAGTCTGCGCAGCATTACGTGGAAGAGCTGAAGGAAGAGCTCGGCGTGGAGGCATAG